The Lacrimispora xylanolytica genome has a segment encoding these proteins:
- a CDS encoding GNAT family N-acetyltransferase, producing MNFTYNPNQIAYFHSDNNLLAEVTFPNVDADTVDINHTFVDDSLRGQGVAGKLMEAVADHLRSQGKKAVLTCSYAIAWFEKHPEYQDVLK from the coding sequence ATGAATTTTACGTATAATCCAAATCAGATCGCTTATTTTCATTCCGATAATAATCTGCTGGCCGAAGTTACGTTTCCCAACGTGGATGCGGACACCGTAGATATCAACCATACTTTTGTAGATGATTCTTTAAGAGGCCAGGGCGTGGCTGGAAAGCTTATGGAAGCGGTAGCTGATCATCTCCGCTCTCAGGGAAAAAAAGCAGTTCTTACCTGTTCTTATGCAATTGCATGGTTTGAGAAGCACCCGGAATATCAGGATGTGTTAAAATAA
- a CDS encoding CoA-disulfide reductase, translating into MGKKVLIVGGVAGGASAAARLRRLDEEAEIILFERDEYISYANCGLPYYIGGTIADREKLLVQTPQAMKDRFGIDVRTHSEVISVDINNKTVRVKNPERGEYEEAFDSLILSPGAKALRPDIPGINSPFIHTLRNVGDTDRIKAWVDEKKPLRAVVIGGGFVGVEMAENLKERGIKTTLVEAAPHILAPFDDDMVLAAEQELEQNGVRLILKDGITAFHEIETGIEVHLKSGNTLSADLVILAMGVRPDTSFLLSSGIELGERGHILVNDHMETSVKDIYAVGDAIQGKDFVTGKKSAVALAGPANKQGRIAADNVAGLSSRYDGFLGTSIIKVFHLTAARTGVSERTLKADGMDYNMVHIYPMSHASYYPGGHNISLKLMFDRNGKILGAQASGYDGVDKRIDVISTVISMKGTVEDLTRLDLSYAPPYSSAKDPVNMAGYAAENVLRNLSHITTWDKVLENREEILLLDVREEVEYSLGHVEGSINIPLNTLRSRLSELKKDQKIVVYCQVGQRGYLADRILTQHGFQAENVTGGYKRIKDYLHKEEIEPAISNANEPGKETAKTLDATGLCCPGPLLRVKQAMDQQKEGEILNVTASDPGFYEDVNAWCKSTENQLLNRSRENGNVTAVIRKGKSVIPSPKESVEENGKNNKTMVVFSGDLDKAIASFIIANGAASMGRKVTMFFTFWGLNILRKPKKVRVKKGLMDSMFGIMMPRGSKKLKLSQMNYMGMGAQMIRSVMKNKNVDSLESLIEAAISNGVELVACQMSMDVMGLKKEELIDGIKIGGVGYYLGEAEESNVNLFI; encoded by the coding sequence ATGGGTAAAAAGGTTTTAATCGTAGGCGGTGTTGCAGGCGGAGCCTCAGCAGCAGCCAGGCTTCGAAGGCTTGATGAAGAAGCTGAAATCATACTTTTTGAAAGAGATGAGTATATCTCTTATGCTAATTGCGGCCTGCCATATTACATTGGAGGGACCATTGCAGATCGGGAGAAGCTCCTGGTGCAGACACCTCAGGCCATGAAAGATAGATTTGGAATTGACGTGAGGACTCACAGTGAAGTAATATCTGTGGATATTAATAATAAGACAGTTCGGGTAAAAAATCCGGAACGGGGAGAGTATGAAGAAGCCTTTGACAGTCTGATCCTTTCACCGGGAGCAAAAGCTCTGCGTCCGGATATACCGGGGATTAACAGCCCCTTTATCCATACCTTGAGAAATGTAGGGGATACGGATCGGATCAAAGCCTGGGTGGATGAAAAAAAGCCCTTAAGAGCAGTGGTAATCGGCGGAGGCTTTGTAGGCGTTGAGATGGCGGAAAATCTTAAGGAACGGGGAATTAAGACCACGCTGGTGGAAGCGGCTCCCCACATACTGGCTCCCTTTGACGATGATATGGTACTGGCGGCAGAACAGGAATTAGAGCAGAATGGGGTCCGTCTTATTTTAAAGGATGGCATTACAGCCTTTCACGAAATTGAAACCGGCATAGAGGTTCATTTAAAAAGCGGGAATACACTTTCTGCTGATCTTGTAATTCTGGCTATGGGTGTAAGGCCTGATACCTCATTTCTTTTATCCAGCGGTATTGAGCTTGGGGAAAGGGGACATATCCTGGTAAATGACCATATGGAGACAAGTGTCAAAGACATCTATGCAGTCGGCGATGCCATCCAGGGAAAGGATTTCGTTACAGGAAAGAAGAGTGCAGTGGCACTGGCTGGCCCGGCTAACAAGCAGGGGAGGATTGCCGCAGACAACGTAGCTGGTCTCAGTTCCCGCTATGACGGCTTTCTTGGTACGTCCATTATCAAGGTATTTCATTTGACGGCAGCCCGAACAGGTGTCAGTGAAAGAACTCTGAAAGCCGATGGAATGGATTATAACATGGTACACATATATCCCATGTCCCATGCTTCCTATTATCCCGGAGGACATAACATATCCTTAAAGCTGATGTTTGATAGGAATGGAAAGATACTGGGGGCGCAGGCAAGCGGATACGACGGAGTCGATAAACGGATCGATGTGATTTCTACGGTCATCAGTATGAAAGGCACGGTAGAGGATTTGACCAGACTTGATTTATCCTACGCTCCCCCTTATTCCTCCGCAAAGGATCCGGTCAATATGGCAGGCTATGCAGCAGAAAATGTGCTTCGTAATTTAAGCCATATCACAACCTGGGATAAGGTGCTTGAAAACAGAGAGGAGATACTTCTCCTGGATGTGAGAGAGGAAGTGGAATACAGCTTAGGCCATGTGGAAGGCTCCATAAATATTCCTCTCAATACCTTAAGAAGCAGACTTTCCGAACTTAAGAAGGACCAGAAAATAGTCGTATACTGCCAGGTGGGGCAAAGAGGCTATCTGGCGGACCGGATTCTCACCCAGCATGGATTTCAGGCGGAAAATGTGACCGGCGGCTATAAACGCATAAAAGATTATCTTCATAAGGAAGAGATTGAGCCTGCCATTTCAAATGCGAATGAGCCGGGTAAAGAAACAGCCAAAACCCTGGATGCCACAGGACTTTGCTGTCCTGGCCCCCTTCTAAGAGTAAAGCAGGCCATGGACCAGCAAAAAGAAGGTGAGATTTTAAATGTCACGGCATCAGATCCCGGATTTTATGAAGATGTGAATGCATGGTGTAAAAGCACGGAAAACCAGCTTTTGAATCGCAGCCGGGAAAATGGCAATGTAACAGCTGTAATCCGCAAAGGAAAATCAGTGATCCCAAGCCCTAAGGAATCTGTCGAGGAGAATGGGAAAAACAACAAGACCATGGTAGTATTCAGCGGTGATCTGGATAAAGCCATTGCTTCCTTTATCATAGCCAACGGCGCTGCATCCATGGGAAGAAAGGTGACCATGTTCTTCACCTTCTGGGGACTTAATATATTAAGAAAGCCGAAAAAGGTAAGGGTGAAAAAAGGACTGATGGACTCCATGTTTGGCATAATGATGCCAAGAGGCAGCAAAAAATTAAAGCTATCCCAGATGAACTATATGGGAATGGGAGCTCAGATGATACGTTCCGTCATGAAGAACAAGAACGTGGATTCCCTGGAAAGTCTTATAGAGGCGGCAATTTCAAACGGTGTGGAACTCGTGGCTTGTCAGATGTCAATGGATGTTATGGGATTAAAAAAGGAAGAGCTGATCGATGGTATAAAGATAGGCGGAGTAGGCTATTACCTGGGAGAAGCGGAAGAGTCTAATGTAAATCTATTTATATAA